One genomic segment of Erysipelotrichaceae bacterium 66202529 includes these proteins:
- a CDS encoding ATP-dependent helicase: MRLTVDDIKRQTKSETKLIKARKVQQENLIRKIYITKTQSEYHVEARMETLSGKFYATLQFTLNSESDVDYYFCSCKRTKICEHLLAVLYQIHDLQPEKFPFSYERKVEEQETIQAKSPASLPLPQLQQKDTSMRTRAREEFAERNAAPVKKKALQKEIVIEHQNIEAMVKENTRRRELMKQFAISSHILSESKVYYQELQNREHVEKVHLFVEAECSDQQHMYISLKIGDRKWYTVSSLTDFFERLARQSYAQYGMSLAFTHSISRFDEDSQELIKFLKNCFYEGKTLVSNPSVMEIPPLYMDEFYELLGRLPQRYRNIQMKDKRQLLDIRVKSEEDFILLTFRNWSLLKSGIRGRHHLYRMQDDTLYRYRFDEQGKCLELIDSLSEQQLYVRNEEFPDFYKYVLSEIRDYANMYGIAKYAYTLEPIGLELYGDIDELGRVYFQLDVLYEDERIPGFQNNQEYLPLKQEIVENFIRQYADIIQPEEHCALFHDVSETLLEFMRDGLPFLSGYCEIFVSDVLKNMNKKHVVNLQAGLRFAGNLLEIDLHSRDIQKEELLDVLRAYRRKKHFYRLKNGKLLNLKSDQLEELDTMMQEFHIEEAQLQQNCIQLPGYRLFMLDAFTKDSDHIAFHKEEVLQHVLDSFGSINAQDIEIPQRYRELLRDYQKDGFRWLKLMHRYGFGGILADDMGLGKTLQVIAFLESERQQGRTSIVVVPSSVLYNWEDEVRKFASDLEVCCITGSQAKREELIRSSMDMDLLITSYDYLKRDIAYYENRTFFYKILDEAQYIKNQRTMNATSTKRLKSHHALALTGTPIENSLAELWSIFDFLMPGYLFDYRFFSHHFEKEIVMEKHKEKQEQLKKMVQPFILRRVKKDVLQELPEKTETTLSIAFDEAEETMYMANLAQVNKELQQELDLVKTNRFQVLGMLMRLRQLCCDPRLVYDEVTQPSSKLKACMELVSSLVDNNKSVLLFSNFTSMLDLIQVELQHLHIPYFRMDGSTGKEDRRELVQKFQDKERKVFLISLKSGGTGINLTAAEAVIHYDPWWNVSAENQASDRAYRIGQNSSVQVYKLIMRNTVEERIQHLQQMKKELADIFVEENEANIMKMDKEQILELLKVNG; the protein is encoded by the coding sequence GTGAGATTAACTGTAGATGATATCAAACGACAGACAAAGAGTGAGACAAAGCTGATCAAGGCCAGAAAGGTGCAGCAGGAAAATCTGATCAGGAAAATATATATAACAAAGACACAAAGCGAGTATCATGTGGAAGCACGGATGGAGACCCTGAGCGGGAAGTTTTATGCCACGCTGCAGTTCACCTTAAACTCTGAGAGTGATGTGGATTATTATTTCTGCAGCTGTAAGCGTACAAAGATTTGTGAGCATCTGCTGGCGGTGCTGTATCAGATCCATGACTTGCAGCCGGAAAAATTTCCTTTTTCCTATGAACGAAAGGTTGAGGAGCAGGAGACGATACAAGCAAAATCTCCGGCTTCCCTTCCTTTACCGCAGCTGCAGCAGAAGGATACATCCATGCGGACAAGAGCACGTGAGGAGTTTGCGGAAAGAAACGCCGCTCCTGTGAAAAAGAAAGCATTGCAAAAGGAGATTGTCATAGAGCATCAAAACATCGAAGCGATGGTGAAGGAAAATACAAGACGTCGGGAGCTAATGAAGCAGTTTGCGATATCCAGTCATATTCTGTCTGAGAGTAAGGTGTATTATCAGGAGCTGCAAAATCGTGAGCATGTGGAAAAGGTGCATCTGTTTGTAGAGGCAGAATGCTCTGACCAGCAGCATATGTACATTTCATTAAAGATTGGTGATAGAAAATGGTACACCGTCAGCAGTCTTACGGATTTCTTTGAACGGCTTGCCCGCCAGAGCTATGCACAGTACGGTATGTCTTTGGCTTTTACTCATTCCATCAGCCGTTTTGATGAGGATAGTCAGGAGCTGATAAAATTTCTGAAAAACTGTTTCTATGAAGGAAAGACGCTTGTATCCAACCCGAGTGTCATGGAGATTCCTCCCCTGTATATGGATGAATTTTATGAGCTGCTGGGACGCCTGCCGCAGCGCTACCGCAATATTCAGATGAAGGATAAACGGCAACTGCTTGATATCCGTGTAAAAAGCGAAGAGGATTTCATTCTGCTTACCTTTCGCAACTGGTCTTTGCTGAAAAGCGGAATCCGGGGCAGACATCATTTATACCGTATGCAGGACGATACACTGTACCGTTACCGTTTTGATGAACAGGGGAAATGCCTGGAGCTGATTGATTCTTTAAGTGAACAGCAGCTGTATGTCCGCAATGAGGAGTTTCCTGATTTTTATAAATATGTATTAAGTGAAATACGGGATTATGCAAACATGTATGGGATTGCGAAGTATGCCTATACACTGGAGCCGATCGGTCTGGAGCTGTATGGAGATATTGATGAGCTTGGAAGGGTCTATTTTCAGCTGGATGTGCTGTATGAGGACGAGCGGATCCCCGGATTTCAGAACAATCAGGAATATTTACCACTGAAGCAGGAAATTGTTGAAAATTTCATACGGCAGTATGCGGATATCATACAGCCGGAGGAGCATTGTGCCCTGTTTCATGATGTGAGTGAAACCCTGCTGGAGTTCATGCGTGACGGTCTGCCATTTCTATCTGGATATTGCGAGATTTTCGTCAGTGATGTGTTGAAAAATATGAACAAGAAGCATGTAGTAAATCTGCAGGCAGGACTTCGTTTTGCCGGTAATCTTCTGGAGATTGATTTACATAGCCGTGATATTCAGAAGGAGGAGCTGCTGGATGTTCTTCGTGCCTATCGCAGGAAAAAGCATTTCTATCGGTTGAAGAACGGGAAGCTGCTGAATCTGAAAAGTGATCAGCTGGAGGAGCTGGATACGATGATGCAGGAGTTTCATATTGAAGAAGCGCAGCTGCAGCAGAATTGCATTCAGCTTCCCGGATACCGCTTGTTTATGCTGGATGCCTTTACAAAGGATAGCGATCATATCGCATTCCATAAGGAAGAGGTCTTGCAGCATGTGCTGGACTCATTTGGATCAATCAATGCGCAGGATATTGAAATTCCACAGCGCTACAGAGAGCTTTTGCGTGATTATCAGAAGGATGGCTTCCGCTGGCTGAAGCTGATGCACCGTTATGGCTTCGGCGGGATTCTGGCGGATGATATGGGACTGGGAAAGACCTTGCAGGTCATCGCCTTTTTGGAAAGTGAGCGGCAGCAGGGACGCACGAGTATTGTTGTTGTCCCAAGCAGTGTGCTGTATAACTGGGAGGATGAGGTACGTAAATTTGCCAGTGATCTGGAGGTATGCTGTATCACCGGTTCCCAGGCAAAGCGTGAGGAGCTGATTCGCAGCAGTATGGATATGGATTTGCTGATTACTTCCTATGACTATCTGAAACGAGATATTGCCTATTATGAGAACCGTACCTTTTTCTATAAGATTCTGGATGAGGCGCAATATATTAAAAATCAGCGGACGATGAATGCGACAAGCACCAAGCGGCTCAAAAGTCACCATGCCCTGGCGCTTACCGGTACACCGATTGAAAATTCACTGGCAGAGCTGTGGAGTATCTTTGATTTCCTGATGCCGGGATATCTGTTTGATTATCGTTTCTTCTCACATCATTTTGAGAAGGAAATCGTTATGGAAAAGCATAAGGAGAAGCAGGAGCAGCTGAAGAAGATGGTACAGCCGTTTATTTTGCGAAGGGTGAAGAAGGATGTGCTGCAGGAGCTGCCGGAGAAAACGGAGACAACCTTGAGCATTGCCTTTGATGAAGCAGAGGAGACGATGTATATGGCGAATCTTGCACAGGTGAATAAGGAGTTGCAGCAGGAGCTGGATCTGGTTAAGACAAACCGGTTTCAGGTACTAGGGATGCTGATGCGTTTGCGGCAGCTGTGCTGTGATCCGCGTCTTGTATACGATGAGGTAACGCAGCCATCCAGCAAGCTGAAGGCGTGTATGGAGCTGGTGAGCTCTCTTGTGGATAACAACAAGTCTGTTCTGCTGTTCTCTAATTTTACTTCTATGCTTGATCTCATTCAGGTGGAGCTGCAGCATTTGCATATCCCGTATTTCCGTATGGATGGAAGTACCGGAAAGGAAGACCGAAGAGAGTTGGTGCAGAAGTTCCAGGATAAGGAGCGAAAGGTATTTTTGATTTCATTAAAATCCGGAGGAACCGGTATCAATCTAACAGCGGCGGAAGCGGTAATTCATTATGATCCGTGGTGGAATGTATCAGCGGAAAATCAGGCGAGTGATCGTGCGTATCGGATTGGACAAAATTCCAGTGTGCAGGTGTATAAGCTGATTATGCGGAATACGGTGGAAGAACGCATTCAGCATCTGCAGCAGATGAAGAAGGAGCTTGCGGATATCTTTGTGGAGGAGAATGAGGCAAATATCATGAAGATGGATAAGGAGCAGATTTTGGAGCTCTTAAAGGTTAATGGATAA
- a CDS encoding IS1634 family transposase, translated as MVLYTLEVPMAYFLKKSHLKKGLYLQIYESFYDHSKKNTSHKSFRSLGYVHDLIDSGIADPISFFSQEVKKLNDELKSRKELEKIRLIEESPVRYLGYFPIKNILDGLRVSEHINLLQYNRDFRFSISDIMECLIYARCVKPCSKYKTFHEVIPYLYGDMTGFSYDQLLTALGIMGDEYEKIVEIFTSRVSERYGISTSKTYFDCTNFYFEIDRESDIQKKGPSKENRTDPIIGLGLLLDTNQLPIAMKLYPGNQSEKPVLRNMIGALKQQNNISGKTVQVADKGLNCAANIYAARKNRDGYIFSKSVKSLSDREQQWVLNENNQFTCVYDENKELKYKYLSIIDEFKYEFQDEDKKKKRFTVKEKRILTFNPSLCEKQQYELKKMYEKAKKLKACQAKKSEYGESSRYMTFSSSDKDGNATDEKVIVQLNEKKYKKDCQLAGYNMLVTSELAMDDEEIYNVYHNLWRIEESFKIMKSELDARPVFCRSESTIKGHFLICYLAVLLSRILEFKVLGNKVCTSRLYEFMRTYTVLREENSRYINITPSSPTITTLSEHFNLPIRNFYLSPQQIKMMLDQVI; from the coding sequence ATAGTGCTATACACTTTGGAGGTTCCTATGGCTTATTTCCTTAAAAAATCTCATCTGAAGAAAGGTCTCTATCTTCAGATCTATGAAAGTTTCTATGACCACTCTAAAAAGAATACCTCTCACAAATCTTTCAGATCTCTAGGTTACGTCCATGATCTCATTGATTCCGGTATCGCTGATCCTATCTCCTTTTTCTCTCAGGAAGTCAAAAAACTCAACGATGAGCTCAAAAGCAGGAAAGAACTTGAAAAAATCAGGCTTATCGAGGAATCCCCTGTCCGTTACCTCGGCTATTTCCCTATCAAAAATATTCTTGATGGTCTCAGGGTATCTGAACATATCAACCTGCTCCAGTATAATCGTGATTTCAGATTCTCCATCAGCGATATCATGGAGTGCCTCATCTATGCAAGATGTGTGAAGCCATGCTCCAAATACAAGACCTTTCATGAGGTGATCCCTTATCTTTATGGGGACATGACAGGTTTCAGCTATGACCAGCTGCTGACTGCACTTGGGATCATGGGTGACGAATATGAGAAGATCGTTGAGATCTTCACCAGCAGAGTTTCTGAACGTTATGGCATATCTACCTCGAAGACTTATTTTGACTGCACCAATTTCTACTTTGAAATTGATAGAGAAAGCGACATTCAGAAAAAGGGTCCCTCTAAAGAGAACCGTACTGATCCTATCATTGGTCTGGGCCTGCTTCTTGATACCAATCAGCTTCCTATCGCAATGAAACTTTATCCCGGCAATCAGTCCGAGAAGCCAGTATTAAGAAATATGATCGGGGCATTGAAGCAACAGAACAATATATCAGGAAAAACCGTTCAGGTGGCTGACAAAGGATTGAACTGCGCTGCCAATATCTATGCAGCCAGAAAAAACAGGGATGGCTATATTTTTTCGAAATCTGTAAAGTCGCTGAGTGACAGGGAACAGCAGTGGGTGCTGAATGAAAACAATCAGTTCACATGCGTGTATGATGAAAACAAAGAGCTGAAATATAAATATCTGAGCATTATCGATGAATTCAAATATGAATTCCAGGACGAGGATAAGAAGAAAAAAAGATTCACGGTAAAAGAAAAACGCATTCTGACATTTAATCCCTCCTTATGTGAAAAGCAACAATATGAACTGAAAAAGATGTATGAGAAAGCAAAGAAATTAAAAGCGTGTCAGGCAAAGAAAAGCGAGTATGGTGAATCATCGAGATATATGACATTCTCATCATCAGACAAGGATGGGAATGCCACAGATGAAAAGGTGATCGTCCAACTGAATGAGAAAAAATATAAAAAAGACTGTCAATTGGCCGGATATAATATGCTGGTAACATCTGAGCTGGCAATGGATGATGAGGAAATCTATAATGTATATCATAATCTATGGCGGATAGAAGAGTCCTTTAAAATCATGAAATCCGAGCTGGATGCCCGTCCGGTTTTCTGCCGCAGCGAAAGCACGATCAAGGGGCATTTCCTGATCTGCTATCTGGCAGTGCTGCTGAGCAGAATCCTTGAGTTTAAAGTGCTGGGGAATAAGGTCTGCACTTCCAGACTCTATGAATTCATGCGAACTTATACAGTTCTGAGAGAGGAGAACAGCAGATACATCAATATTACTCCATCCTCACCGACCATCACAACACTGTCGGAACACTTCAATCTGCCGATACGGAACTTCTATTTATCACCACAACAAATAAAAATGATGCTTGATCAAGTGATTTAG
- a CDS encoding NAD-dependent epimerase/dehydratase family protein: MLDKIFANPLYKKYREWILCIMDLSIVLLSFFIAYWAKIDFDIRKISHIQIHELFIVLFTILVVYAVSFFIFKIHKSLWKYIGTIESVRISVSVLCASAVLSLIVFFTSIRGFYISVIFVAGILSILMMFNLRLAYRLLRHYSNRDRYRENIIIIGAGDAGYILLKEILQNNKMKVNVIGFVDDKRTNKMIAGYSVLGTTYDLPEIVQKYPVNLAYLAIPSATKSELRRINDICQAINLKIKIMKKADTLLEDMNESYFPICDISIEDLLGRGEIRLEQSEVNSYIAGKVITVTGAGGSIGSELCRQIVKFKPKALLMLDINENSLYMLEQEFNRDRMHGKLDTSIEIISLIVSIREYKSICDIFKEYLPDVVFHAAAHKHVPLMETRPQEAIKNNVFGTKNVLRACIKSRVSRFILISTDKAVNPTNVMGATKRLTEMLLQAYGKNGVTKMAAVRFGNVLGSNGSVIPIFKQQILEGGPITITNKNIVRYFMTIPEAAQLVLQAGYYADKGEIFILDMGEPVKILDLAEKMVQLSGLRPYEDIDIVEIGLRPGEKMFEELRIDGEVTVKTKNNLILKNTVMGITELEIEEKLSCLHNALNEQLSKEEYRDLILKLIKNEEREIV, translated from the coding sequence ATGCTAGATAAGATTTTTGCGAATCCGTTATATAAGAAATACAGAGAATGGATTTTATGTATTATGGATTTGAGCATTGTATTATTATCTTTCTTTATTGCATATTGGGCAAAGATAGATTTTGATATAAGAAAAATTAGTCATATACAAATACATGAGCTTTTCATCGTATTATTTACAATTTTAGTTGTATATGCCGTTAGCTTTTTTATCTTTAAAATACACAAGAGTTTATGGAAATATATAGGTACTATTGAAAGTGTTCGAATTAGTGTTTCTGTTTTATGTGCAAGTGCAGTATTGAGCTTAATTGTCTTTTTTACATCAATTAGAGGGTTTTATATTAGCGTTATTTTTGTGGCAGGGATACTGTCTATTTTAATGATGTTTAATTTAAGGCTGGCATATCGCTTGTTAAGGCACTATTCAAACAGAGACAGATACAGAGAAAATATTATCATCATAGGTGCAGGAGATGCAGGTTATATTTTATTGAAAGAAATATTGCAGAACAATAAGATGAAGGTAAATGTTATAGGTTTTGTGGATGATAAGCGCACAAATAAGATGATTGCAGGATACAGTGTCCTTGGTACAACATATGACCTTCCCGAAATTGTCCAAAAGTACCCTGTAAATCTAGCATATCTTGCAATACCAAGTGCGACAAAGAGCGAATTAAGAAGAATCAATGATATTTGTCAGGCTATAAATCTTAAAATAAAAATAATGAAGAAAGCAGATACACTTTTAGAAGATATGAATGAATCGTATTTTCCTATTTGTGATATTTCCATTGAAGATTTGCTGGGCCGAGGTGAAATTCGTCTTGAACAATCAGAAGTAAACTCTTATATAGCTGGCAAGGTTATTACAGTAACCGGTGCAGGAGGATCTATTGGTTCTGAATTGTGTCGTCAAATTGTTAAATTTAAACCAAAGGCATTGTTGATGTTGGATATCAACGAAAATTCCCTTTATATGCTGGAACAGGAGTTTAACAGAGATAGGATGCATGGAAAGCTGGATACATCTATCGAGATTATTTCTCTAATTGTATCCATTCGCGAATATAAATCAATTTGTGATATATTTAAAGAATACCTACCCGATGTAGTATTTCATGCGGCAGCGCATAAGCATGTGCCGTTGATGGAAACAAGACCTCAAGAAGCAATAAAGAATAATGTGTTTGGTACAAAAAATGTTTTGCGTGCTTGTATCAAAAGCAGAGTTTCCAGATTTATTTTGATCAGTACGGATAAGGCTGTGAATCCTACCAATGTCATGGGGGCAACCAAGCGTCTAACAGAGATGCTTCTGCAGGCATACGGTAAGAATGGAGTGACAAAGATGGCAGCTGTCCGTTTTGGTAATGTTCTAGGTTCAAATGGATCGGTAATCCCTATATTTAAACAGCAAATACTTGAGGGAGGACCAATTACGATTACCAACAAAAACATTGTACGTTATTTTATGACTATACCCGAGGCGGCACAACTGGTATTACAGGCAGGATATTATGCGGATAAAGGTGAAATCTTTATTTTGGATATGGGGGAGCCAGTGAAGATTTTAGATTTGGCTGAGAAGATGGTACAGTTATCTGGATTGCGACCATATGAGGATATTGATATTGTAGAAATAGGGCTACGTCCAGGGGAAAAGATGTTTGAAGAATTGCGTATTGATGGTGAAGTAACTGTGAAAACCAAAAACAATCTAATTTTAAAAAACACTGTGATGGGAATTACAGAGCTGGAAATAGAAGAAAAGCTAAGCTGTTTGCATAATGCATTAAATGAACAATTGTCAAAAGAGGAATACAGAGATTTGATTCTAAAACTTATAAAAAACGAAGAGAGGGAAATCGTATGA
- a CDS encoding aminotransferase class I/II-fold pyridoxal phosphate-dependent enzyme, with product MTEEITEMNIPFSPPDITDAEIHEVIDTLKSGWITTGPKTKLFEKRLAEYCGTSKVVCLNSATAALEMTLRLLGIGFGDEVIVPAYTYTASCSPICHVGATPVMVDTLNDSFELNYNAISEKINKKTKAIITVDIAGVLCDYERIFREVNKNKDMFTPTNDLQKIFNRVIVIADSAHGIGAEAKGLKSGCWADFTTFSFHAVKNLTTAEGGAVTWRVCKGLEDELIYKQYQLLSLHGQSKDALNKMKAGAWEYDVLSPAYKCNMTDIQASIGLAQLERYENILWKRHRIIEKYKNGLRTDKVLVVPHTGIDYTSSGHLYMIRIANVGERERNEIIVKMAEKGIACNVHYKPLPLLTAYKQLGFNIDNYPNAYKLYCNEITLPLYNELHDEQVDYIINELNAILEDF from the coding sequence ATGACAGAAGAAATTACTGAAATGAATATACCGTTTTCACCTCCTGATATTACAGATGCGGAAATTCATGAGGTTATAGATACACTGAAATCAGGCTGGATTACTACAGGACCTAAAACGAAGCTGTTTGAAAAAAGGTTGGCAGAGTATTGCGGGACAAGCAAGGTGGTATGTTTGAACTCTGCAACAGCGGCATTGGAAATGACGTTGCGTTTACTGGGGATTGGTTTTGGAGATGAGGTCATTGTGCCAGCTTACACATATACGGCCTCTTGTAGTCCTATATGTCATGTTGGTGCTACTCCGGTTATGGTAGATACATTGAATGATTCCTTTGAATTGAATTATAACGCGATAAGCGAGAAGATTAATAAAAAGACAAAAGCAATCATCACCGTAGATATAGCGGGGGTTTTGTGTGATTATGAAAGAATTTTTAGGGAAGTAAATAAAAATAAAGATATGTTTACTCCAACAAATGATTTGCAAAAGATATTTAATCGTGTAATTGTAATTGCGGACAGTGCCCATGGTATCGGTGCTGAGGCAAAGGGATTGAAATCAGGATGTTGGGCAGACTTTACTACCTTTTCCTTTCATGCTGTCAAAAATTTGACGACGGCAGAAGGTGGGGCAGTTACATGGAGGGTATGTAAAGGCTTAGAAGATGAGTTGATATATAAACAATATCAGTTATTATCACTGCATGGACAAAGCAAAGATGCATTAAATAAAATGAAAGCGGGAGCATGGGAATATGATGTTTTATCCCCTGCATACAAATGTAATATGACAGATATACAGGCAAGTATTGGATTGGCACAGCTTGAACGCTATGAAAATATATTGTGGAAACGGCATAGAATTATTGAAAAATATAAGAATGGTTTGCGTACAGATAAGGTACTTGTAGTGCCACATACAGGCATTGATTATACATCAAGTGGACATTTGTATATGATACGGATAGCTAATGTCGGTGAGCGTGAGAGAAATGAAATCATTGTTAAGATGGCAGAAAAGGGAATTGCCTGCAATGTTCATTATAAGCCTTTGCCATTGCTTACAGCGTATAAACAGCTTGGCTTTAACATAGATAACTATCCGAACGCATATAAGCTGTATTGTAATGAGATAACCTTGCCTCTCTATAATGAATTGCATGATGAGCAAGTAGATTATATTATCAATGAGCTCAATGCCATATTGGAGGATTTTTAA
- a CDS encoding sugar transferase, translating into MLLRKWDDLPASMKLDEVFAYYKILKKRKISLFIKRIFDISISLFLLILLCPIMLVITLIIKLDSKGPAFFKQERGTQYNRTFEIMKFRTMVSDAEEYGTRVTAYNDSRITKVGGLLRKYRIDEIPQLINVLKGDMSFVGARPEVAEYIESYTDEMMATLLLPAGITSMASIKFKDEERLLRDYMRCNEGVSINLAYTEYVLPMKMKYNTEYLKNFKIMNDIKICFKTVLAVCRKKDDAGE; encoded by the coding sequence ATGTTGTTAAGGAAGTGGGATGATCTGCCTGCGTCTATGAAATTAGATGAGGTCTTTGCTTATTACAAAATATTAAAGAAAAGAAAAATCAGCTTGTTTATTAAAAGAATATTTGATATCAGCATTTCCTTGTTTTTATTGATATTACTGTGTCCTATTATGCTTGTCATCACTTTAATTATTAAGCTAGACTCAAAGGGACCTGCTTTTTTTAAGCAAGAACGTGGTACACAATATAACAGAACTTTTGAAATCATGAAGTTTCGGACGATGGTAAGTGATGCGGAAGAGTATGGCACAAGGGTAACCGCTTATAACGATTCTCGTATTACTAAGGTAGGTGGTTTATTGCGCAAATATCGGATTGATGAAATCCCTCAGTTAATAAACGTGCTAAAAGGCGATATGAGCTTTGTTGGGGCTCGTCCCGAGGTGGCTGAGTATATCGAGAGCTATACTGATGAAATGATGGCTACGCTCTTATTGCCGGCAGGAATTACATCTATGGCAAGTATAAAATTTAAAGATGAAGAACGATTATTAAGAGATTATATGAGGTGTAATGAGGGGGTGAGTATCAATCTAGCATATACGGAGTATGTATTGCCTATGAAAATGAAATACAATACAGAATATTTGAAGAATTTCAAAATAATGAATGATATAAAAATATGCTTTAAAACAGTATTGGCAGTATGCAGGAAAAAGGATGATGCAGGTGAATGA
- a CDS encoding glycosyltransferase produces MNDLISIITPLYNGERYIEQTIKSVLAQTYENWEMVIVDDLSTDRSVELIKGYVQKDKRIRFYTLSEKGGASIARNKAILEAKGDYIAFLDSDDVWKPNKLEKQLAFMREKDIDFSYHNYSLIDENGESLHIRRIAPAELSYKRALLGCSIGCLSVMYNAKRVGVIQIEKIDKRNDDALWFKILNICQKGYLLDKDLANYRIVNSSLSSGSKLRLLKYHYLLYRTSVKFGYIKSMLYTVANIFVYFSNKRKREIRF; encoded by the coding sequence GTGAATGATTTAATTTCAATTATAACTCCCTTATACAATGGGGAGAGATATATCGAACAGACAATTAAAAGCGTTTTGGCACAAACCTATGAAAACTGGGAGATGGTTATCGTTGATGATTTATCTACAGATCGCAGTGTTGAACTTATAAAAGGATATGTACAGAAAGATAAGCGGATTCGCTTTTATACACTTTCTGAAAAGGGTGGAGCTTCAATAGCAAGAAACAAAGCGATATTAGAAGCAAAAGGAGATTATATTGCCTTTCTGGATTCGGACGATGTTTGGAAACCGAATAAGCTGGAGAAGCAATTGGCCTTCATGAGAGAGAAGGATATTGATTTCTCTTATCATAATTATTCTCTAATTGATGAAAATGGAGAATCCCTGCATATAAGGCGAATCGCCCCGGCAGAGTTGTCCTATAAGAGGGCATTGCTGGGATGTTCCATTGGCTGCTTATCTGTCATGTACAATGCCAAAAGAGTTGGAGTCATACAAATAGAGAAAATTGACAAGAGAAACGATGATGCGCTATGGTTTAAAATACTGAACATATGTCAAAAAGGATATCTTTTGGATAAGGATTTGGCAAATTATCGAATAGTTAATTCATCACTGTCATCAGGCTCTAAATTAAGGCTTTTAAAATATCATTATCTATTGTATAGGACATCAGTAAAATTTGGCTATATAAAGAGTATGCTGTATACGGTTGCGAATATTTTTGTCTATTTTAGTAATAAAAGAAAAAGAGAAATCAGATTTTGA
- a CDS encoding nucleotide sugar dehydrogenase, with product MKIAIAGTGYVGLSIAVLLSVHNNVVAYDIIPEKVDMINNRISPIKDALLEDYLKNKDLHLTATNQKEKAYKDAEFIIVATPTNYDEKKNSFDTSKVENVIEDVLKINQLGTIVIKSTIPVGYVNSLLSRYETERIFFSPEFLREGKALYDNLYPSRIVIGAESREAHLFAELLKQGALKENIPVLFTQSVEAEAIKLFANTYLALRISFFNEVDTYCELKHLNAKQIIQGIGLDPRIGNHYNNPSFGYGGYCLPKDTKQLKANFEGIPNDIINAVVSANDTRKKHIAHMILEKKPSCVGIYRLAMKKDSDNFRMSAIQDVIDLIKSCTEVVIYEPSIETIKFMGQRLENNFQKFIEISDLIIANRVDESLYDVRYKVYTRDIYERD from the coding sequence ATGAAAATTGCCATTGCAGGAACTGGCTATGTCGGTTTATCGATAGCTGTATTACTGTCTGTACACAATAATGTAGTCGCCTATGACATTATTCCTGAAAAAGTAGACATGATTAACAATAGAATATCTCCTATAAAAGATGCATTGCTAGAAGACTATTTGAAAAACAAGGATTTGCATTTAACTGCGACCAATCAAAAGGAGAAAGCATATAAAGATGCAGAGTTTATTATTGTGGCAACACCTACAAATTACGATGAGAAAAAGAATAGCTTTGATACAAGCAAAGTGGAAAATGTAATAGAGGATGTTTTGAAAATAAATCAACTAGGTACTATTGTAATCAAATCCACAATACCTGTAGGATATGTTAATTCACTCCTTAGTAGGTATGAAACAGAGCGTATTTTCTTTTCCCCGGAGTTTTTGCGTGAAGGAAAGGCTTTGTATGACAATCTATATCCATCACGTATTGTTATAGGTGCGGAGAGTAGGGAAGCTCATCTATTTGCAGAATTATTGAAGCAAGGCGCATTGAAAGAAAACATTCCGGTTTTGTTTACACAATCCGTTGAGGCAGAGGCCATAAAGTTATTCGCCAACACATATCTGGCATTGAGAATATCTTTTTTCAATGAGGTGGACACATATTGCGAGTTAAAGCATTTAAATGCAAAACAAATTATTCAGGGAATCGGATTAGATCCTCGCATAGGTAATCACTATAACAATCCTTCCTTTGGATATGGTGGGTATTGTTTACCTAAAGATACCAAACAGTTGAAAGCAAATTTTGAAGGTATTCCGAATGATATCATCAATGCGGTTGTCTCTGCAAATGATACAAGAAAAAAGCATATTGCGCATATGATTTTAGAAAAAAAACCAAGCTGTGTGGGAATATATCGTTTAGCAATGAAGAAGGATTCCGATAACTTCAGAATGTCAGCTATACAGGATGTAATTGATTTAATAAAATCATGTACAGAAGTTGTGATATACGAGCCTTCCATAGAAACTATAAAATTCATGGGCCAGCGTTTGGAAAATAATTTTCAGAAATTTATAGAGATAAGCGATTTGATTATTGCGAATAGAGTAGATGAAAGCTTATATGACGTAAGGTATAAAGTATATACAAGAGATATTTATGAAAGAGATTAA